One Solibacillus sp. R5-41 DNA segment encodes these proteins:
- a CDS encoding rhodanese-like domain-containing protein, which produces MLEMIIIFAICAALVVWKMRPVPGVQTITTDELQMMLRDQDKIFIDVRSAGDFNKMHVAPFLNDPHGKGIAALPKDKEIVVMCRSGLRSLETCKKLKKLGYDRVTNVKGGITSYQQRGEL; this is translated from the coding sequence ATGTTGGAAATGATTATTATTTTTGCCATTTGCGCTGCACTTGTTGTATGGAAAATGCGTCCAGTCCCTGGCGTTCAAACGATTACAACAGATGAATTACAAATGATGCTGCGTGATCAAGATAAGATTTTTATCGATGTGCGGAGTGCAGGGGACTTTAATAAAATGCATGTGGCTCCATTTCTTAATGATCCGCACGGGAAAGGCATTGCCGCTTTACCAAAGGACAAGGAAATTGTGGTCATGTGTCGCTCAGGTTTACGTTCACTTGAAACGTGCAAAAAATTGAAAAAGCTTGGCTATGACCGCGTAACGAATGTAAAGGGTGGTATTACGTCCTATCAGCAGCGTGGCGAGTTGTAG
- a CDS encoding ring-cleaving dioxygenase: MYNIPGHHHISMITKHANDNNHFYREVLGLRRVKLTVNQDAPSMYHLFYGDKTGSPGTELSFFEIPLVGRTHRGTNAITKIGLIVPSEESLQYWMKRFDDYEVQHEGISTYANRPALLFEDEEGLRMALIVANGEKISHWETYDRSPVPQEHQIQGMGTVEMTVKNLSKLSRTLIEIFGYQTVFENEQDALFQSVAGEVFGEIYVIQQDGPSEKPGKGSIHHLAIRVKNDEELQYWDEQVKKRGFQTSGIIDRFYFKSLYFRESNGILFEIATDGPGFLRDGNVETLGEQLDLPDFLEAHRDEIVEKLHPIV, translated from the coding sequence ATGTATAACATTCCAGGACATCACCATATTTCAATGATTACGAAACACGCAAATGACAATAACCATTTTTATCGAGAAGTTTTAGGCTTACGTCGTGTCAAATTAACCGTAAACCAAGATGCACCATCCATGTATCACCTATTCTATGGAGATAAAACGGGTAGCCCAGGGACTGAATTATCGTTCTTTGAAATTCCTTTAGTAGGTCGCACACATCGCGGTACAAATGCGATTACAAAAATTGGATTAATCGTTCCTTCAGAAGAAAGCTTGCAATATTGGATGAAACGCTTTGATGACTATGAAGTGCAACATGAAGGTATTTCTACGTATGCGAACCGCCCTGCCCTTCTTTTTGAGGATGAAGAAGGTTTACGCATGGCATTAATCGTTGCAAATGGTGAAAAGATATCACACTGGGAAACGTATGATCGCTCTCCTGTTCCACAAGAGCATCAAATTCAAGGAATGGGCACCGTAGAAATGACTGTGAAGAATTTATCAAAATTATCTCGTACTTTAATTGAAATATTTGGCTATCAAACTGTATTTGAGAATGAACAGGACGCATTATTCCAATCAGTGGCTGGTGAAGTATTTGGTGAAATTTATGTCATTCAGCAAGATGGTCCTTCAGAAAAACCAGGAAAAGGTAGCATTCATCACTTAGCGATTCGTGTGAAAAATGACGAAGAACTACAGTATTGGGATGAGCAAGTGAAAAAACGCGGCTTCCAAACATCGGGAATTATCGACCGCTTCTACTTCAAGAGCTTATATTTCCGTGAATCGAACGGCATCTTATTTGAAATCGCTACGGATGGACCAGGATTTTTACGTGATGGTAACGTCGAAACTTTAGGTGAACAGCTCGATTTACCCGACTTTTTAGAAGCGCACCGTGATGAAATCGTAGAAAAATTACATCCAATTGTCTAA
- the cydC gene encoding thiol reductant ABC exporter subunit CydC, with the protein MQELYEMIWREKKEMLLALIAGTISGLTAVALFAQSGYLISKAALMPPFYVILILTAFLKIFGVAKSTSKYAERYVSHRVTFSLLSAIRMRFFDRLEPIANQLFLHYQSGELLARITNDVTTLQNFFLRVVYPPLIALLVFFGTVIFTAFFSIWIALLLVFGFLFVAVIIPALLIAKKTQPAPYKRTLMTETTEFLYGFRELKNHHLVDEKSKALLHLSDAYTEEVKKEQQALVRMQLYNQGASLLTVFLIVTIGAYFVTTNALDGLYLAMLLLIALTVFETAIPLATVPHHYKGATLAMARLQQVTAMPETDTKPLAITNNYSLQAKNVHFSYVHFNKPILKDIQFTIQPSEKIAIVGPSGSGKSTLFQLLIKGLEPTSGQLFINGELLANIEEASLWSQMSVQLQHNHFFSGTIRDNLLLANEWATDEQLINALNRARLSKSLDDVILEKGENLSGGERQRLAFARTLLKNGVIWLLDEPFTSLDAVTERALFHELLTSTKERTVILITHKLDGLEKMDRIFVMQDGQLAESGSYEQLLVAKGLFFEMKHIHTLHDSTS; encoded by the coding sequence ATGCAAGAGCTTTATGAAATGATTTGGCGTGAGAAAAAAGAAATGCTACTTGCATTAATTGCTGGCACTATAAGTGGTTTAACAGCGGTCGCCCTTTTTGCACAAAGTGGCTATCTTATTTCAAAAGCAGCGTTAATGCCCCCTTTTTATGTCATTTTAATCTTAACTGCCTTTTTAAAAATATTTGGCGTAGCAAAATCTACGAGCAAATATGCAGAGCGCTATGTTTCTCATCGCGTGACGTTTTCCCTTTTATCAGCAATTCGGATGCGTTTTTTTGACCGGCTAGAGCCCATTGCTAATCAGTTATTTTTGCATTATCAAAGTGGTGAATTGCTCGCGCGCATTACGAATGATGTGACGACGCTCCAAAATTTCTTTTTACGTGTCGTTTATCCACCACTTATTGCCTTGCTCGTCTTTTTCGGAACGGTCATTTTCACGGCTTTTTTCTCGATTTGGATTGCCCTGCTCCTCGTCTTTGGTTTTTTATTTGTGGCGGTCATTATTCCAGCACTTTTAATCGCAAAAAAAACACAGCCTGCTCCTTATAAACGCACGCTCATGACCGAAACAACGGAATTTTTATATGGCTTTCGAGAATTAAAAAATCATCATTTAGTCGACGAGAAAAGCAAGGCACTGCTCCATTTAAGCGATGCCTATACCGAAGAAGTCAAAAAAGAGCAACAAGCACTCGTTCGCATGCAGCTGTACAATCAAGGTGCTTCTTTGTTGACGGTATTTCTCATCGTGACGATCGGTGCTTATTTTGTCACGACGAATGCCCTCGATGGATTGTATTTGGCGATGCTGTTATTAATCGCGCTGACCGTTTTTGAAACTGCCATCCCGCTCGCTACTGTGCCGCATCATTATAAAGGGGCAACACTTGCAATGGCCCGGTTGCAGCAGGTGACAGCGATGCCAGAAACGGACACAAAACCTCTAGCCATTACAAATAATTACAGCCTTCAAGCAAAGAACGTGCATTTTTCTTATGTGCATTTCAATAAACCGATTTTAAAGGACATTCAATTTACAATACAGCCGAGCGAAAAAATTGCGATTGTCGGTCCAAGTGGCTCAGGAAAATCCACTCTCTTTCAACTCCTTATAAAGGGATTAGAGCCAACGAGTGGGCAGCTTTTCATCAATGGCGAACTACTTGCTAACATCGAAGAAGCATCCTTATGGTCACAGATGAGTGTGCAACTGCAGCACAATCACTTTTTCTCTGGGACAATTCGAGATAATTTATTACTGGCGAATGAATGGGCAACCGACGAACAACTTATCAATGCGTTAAACCGCGCACGGCTGTCAAAAAGCTTGGATGATGTCATTTTAGAAAAGGGTGAAAATTTATCCGGTGGTGAACGCCAGCGTCTAGCCTTTGCACGTACACTTCTAAAAAACGGTGTCATTTGGCTATTAGATGAGCCTTTCACAAGCTTAGACGCCGTAACAGAGCGCGCTCTCTTTCATGAATTGCTCACGAGCACGAAAGAACGAACGGTCATTTTAATTACGCATAAGTTGGATGGATTAGAAAAGATGGATCGAATATTCGTCATGCAAGATGGACAACTTGCAGAATCCGGTTCCTATGAACAACTTCTAGTAGCAAAAGGATTATTTTTTGAAATGAAGCACATTCATACTTTGCATGATTCAACATCATAA
- a CDS encoding MarR family winged helix-turn-helix transcriptional regulator encodes MKNNTRGSLIWLRITRFTHQSNLLSNDFLKPFGLTTAQFDVLMQIDTYAPITQSDLADKVTVTQGGISRMLARLEQDGFIERKQQWKTKYISLTERGAQHLANAFDAQLAFQSSFFDDCLSADEQKTLYELMSRVQKNSEKKSKYE; translated from the coding sequence ATGAAAAACAATACACGCGGCTCACTTATTTGGTTACGAATTACACGCTTTACGCATCAAAGTAATCTATTATCGAATGATTTTCTCAAGCCATTTGGATTAACTACAGCTCAATTTGACGTGCTCATGCAAATCGACACATATGCACCGATTACACAATCCGATTTAGCAGATAAAGTAACTGTTACACAAGGTGGCATTTCCCGTATGTTGGCACGCCTTGAGCAAGACGGATTCATCGAACGTAAGCAACAATGGAAAACAAAATACATTTCGCTAACAGAAAGAGGCGCACAACACTTAGCAAATGCATTTGATGCTCAGCTTGCCTTTCAATCTTCCTTTTTTGATGACTGCTTATCAGCCGACGAGCAGAAAACATTATACGAATTAATGTCTCGTGTGCAAAAAAATAGCGAAAAGAAGAGCAAATACGAATAA
- a CDS encoding phosphoglycerate mutase — translation MDEIYISKEAIKIDLALIKSCLRLINQTVILSKQRGETFTASENEELHMLISKIDKDLNKIKMNIHYDLNNTMNRKTH, via the coding sequence ATGGATGAAATATACATTAGCAAAGAAGCAATCAAAATTGATTTGGCACTTATTAAATCTTGTTTGAGGCTGATTAATCAAACTGTGATTTTAAGCAAACAAAGAGGTGAAACTTTTACCGCTTCAGAAAATGAAGAGTTACATATGTTAATTTCCAAAATTGATAAGGATTTGAACAAAATCAAGATGAACATACACTATGATTTAAATAATACTATGAACCGCAAAACTCATTAG
- a CDS encoding LLM class flavin-dependent oxidoreductase, whose product MEKYRIDQSKGMEFGLYSLGDHIPNPLTGQTVSPRQRIQELIELSQLAEQAGIDVFGVGESHQQYFTTQAHTVVLGAIAQATQKIKITSSATVLSVSDPVRVYEDFSTIDLISNGRAEIVAGRGSRVGAYHLLGVDLKDYEEIFEEKLELLKKINEEDVVNWQGEYRAPLENARILPQPLHRSLPIWRAVGGPPASAIKAGYMGIPMMLTTLGGPAVNFKPSVDIYREAAERSGFDPATLPIATTSLFYVGDTTQEALKGMYPHINGGFQAIRGSGYPKQQFAQSTDVRDALMVGSKNEIIEKLLYQHDLFGMQRFMAQIDFGGVPFEKLMKNVEIIGNDIIPAIKKYTAK is encoded by the coding sequence ATGGAAAAATATCGTATTGATCAATCAAAAGGAATGGAATTTGGTCTTTATTCATTAGGTGACCATATCCCGAACCCGTTAACAGGGCAAACTGTATCACCTCGACAACGCATTCAAGAGCTAATTGAACTAAGTCAATTAGCAGAGCAAGCTGGCATTGATGTATTCGGCGTAGGAGAAAGCCATCAGCAATATTTCACAACACAGGCCCATACCGTCGTGTTAGGTGCGATTGCGCAGGCAACACAAAAAATTAAAATTACGAGTTCTGCAACGGTGTTAAGTGTATCTGATCCGGTACGGGTTTATGAGGATTTTTCGACGATTGATTTAATTTCAAATGGTCGTGCAGAAATCGTGGCAGGTCGTGGCTCTCGTGTCGGTGCCTACCATTTACTCGGTGTGGATTTAAAGGATTATGAGGAAATTTTTGAGGAAAAACTAGAATTATTGAAAAAAATCAATGAGGAAGATGTTGTGAATTGGCAAGGTGAATACCGTGCACCACTTGAAAATGCTCGTATTTTACCACAGCCTTTACATCGATCGTTACCTATTTGGCGCGCGGTTGGTGGCCCCCCTGCAAGTGCGATTAAAGCTGGCTACATGGGCATTCCAATGATGCTAACAACACTTGGTGGTCCGGCGGTAAACTTTAAGCCTTCAGTTGATATTTATCGTGAAGCTGCAGAAAGAAGTGGCTTTGACCCTGCAACATTGCCAATTGCTACGACGAGCTTATTTTATGTAGGAGATACAACACAAGAAGCATTGAAAGGTATGTATCCCCATATTAACGGTGGCTTCCAAGCAATTCGCGGCTCGGGCTATCCAAAGCAACAATTTGCTCAATCAACAGATGTGCGTGATGCGTTAATGGTGGGTAGTAAAAATGAAATTATTGAAAAATTACTGTATCAGCATGATTTATTCGGAATGCAACGTTTTATGGCACAAATTGATTTCGGTGGCGTTCCGTTCGAAAAATTAATGAAGAATGTTGAAATTATCGGTAATGACATTATTCCGGCGATCAAAAAATATACAGCAAAATAA
- a CDS encoding NADPH-dependent FMN reductase, with translation MKIVALVGSTIGSKTRTAMSTTVGLLQKKYPQADVTLVDLANYDMRFSDGRNYSEYEGDTLFIANSIMQADAIIIGTPTFQASIPATLKNVFDLLPVNGLRDKVVSIIVTAGTSKHYMMVEQQLKPILAYMKAHIVPTYVFAEEKDFHRKEIVNDDVLFRIDRLIDDTVDLVEVHAALRKKKDAQYDF, from the coding sequence ATGAAAATTGTCGCATTAGTCGGTTCAACAATCGGCTCAAAAACACGTACGGCTATGTCTACAACAGTAGGATTGCTACAAAAAAAATATCCACAAGCAGACGTTACATTGGTCGACTTAGCTAATTATGATATGCGCTTTAGTGATGGACGCAATTATTCTGAATATGAAGGCGATACGTTATTTATTGCAAATTCGATAATGCAAGCAGATGCCATTATTATCGGAACACCGACATTCCAAGCATCAATTCCTGCGACATTGAAAAATGTTTTTGATCTACTCCCTGTCAATGGTTTACGTGATAAAGTTGTAAGCATAATTGTGACAGCAGGCACTTCTAAGCATTACATGATGGTCGAACAACAACTAAAACCGATTTTAGCGTACATGAAGGCCCATATCGTGCCAACATATGTATTTGCCGAGGAAAAGGATTTTCACCGTAAGGAGATCGTCAATGATGATGTATTATTCCGGATAGACCGCCTTATTGACGATACGGTTGATTTAGTAGAAGTCCACGCAGCATTACGAAAGAAAAAGGATGCGCAGTACGATTTTTGA
- a CDS encoding copper amine oxidase N-terminal domain-containing protein encodes MEKVFTGIFLALILIITSSTTYAAGIQIKVDGVSIATDVNPEIKKNRTMVPLRVISENLGAKVNWSDSEVTLTKNDMQVILKLNSNTVVKNGKKELIDVKPYIKNNRTFVPMRFIAETFGSNVNYKNATVTVDTKPFVIDGVKVKALQREYHMVMGGVVEQINGNGYNEAIYNIFVENKGSKVKAPANYTWQFHSVSAGDYYKNGQYDFLDQEGNTIKRFDIYSLAQSSDVTLQKYPEVLIHETTENQWYLFSDTASQAIYELIFNASMNGFLTVISNTVA; translated from the coding sequence ATGGAAAAAGTGTTCACAGGAATTTTCCTTGCATTAATTCTAATCATTACATCGTCAACTACTTATGCAGCAGGCATTCAAATAAAAGTTGACGGTGTTTCTATTGCAACAGATGTGAATCCCGAAATTAAGAAAAATCGCACAATGGTTCCTTTACGAGTAATTAGTGAAAATTTGGGAGCTAAAGTCAATTGGTCGGATTCTGAAGTCACTCTTACTAAAAACGACATGCAAGTAATATTAAAACTAAATAGCAATACAGTAGTAAAAAACGGTAAAAAGGAGTTGATTGATGTAAAGCCATATATAAAGAATAATCGTACATTCGTTCCGATGCGTTTTATTGCAGAAACATTTGGCAGTAATGTCAATTACAAAAATGCCACAGTAACGGTTGATACAAAGCCATTTGTTATAGATGGTGTAAAAGTAAAAGCATTGCAACGCGAATATCATATGGTTATGGGCGGAGTAGTAGAGCAAATCAACGGGAATGGATATAACGAAGCCATTTATAATATTTTTGTAGAAAACAAAGGCAGTAAGGTCAAAGCTCCTGCTAATTACACATGGCAGTTTCATAGCGTTTCAGCGGGAGACTATTACAAAAATGGGCAATATGATTTTTTAGACCAAGAGGGGAACACTATAAAACGTTTTGATATCTATTCTTTAGCCCAATCTTCAGATGTAACTTTGCAAAAGTACCCCGAAGTATTGATTCATGAGACAACTGAAAATCAATGGTATTTGTTTAGTGATACTGCAAGCCAAGCTATTTATGAATTAATTTTTAATGCCTCGATGAACGGCTTTCTGACGGTTATCAGTAATACAGTTGCGTAA
- a CDS encoding beta-carotene 15,15'-monooxygenase: protein MIWIEKGKPIWLVLLILVVGSNIALYQTAIGTSILTEETKLVVLGSLLDLILIAPILWMLYRKQFSWKMAIALIAFGCIGIRLLIPSDLLAPFSTITLAGIGMEVLLVLFELLLIITLIRYLPIIIQEVKQNELPVLYTFNTAVEKYVKNNLLIQMICSELLMVYYALASWKKPIPNGITLYKNSSYIAFQVMMIHAIIVETLGIHYFLHAKWPVVSFVLLILNVYSVIFFLADIQAVRMNPVQIQEGKLYISLGLMKRMKMDIQNVECIIEAKAVLEQKCTKDTLEFIARDFEKVYPDFILKMKHPQKATLFLGKEKHYNYIAIKSDDPVRLKQMIALGIESNIAEKNEKAF from the coding sequence ATGATTTGGATTGAAAAGGGCAAACCGATTTGGCTCGTTTTGCTTATACTCGTAGTTGGTAGTAATATAGCACTTTATCAAACAGCGATAGGCACAAGTATTTTGACAGAGGAAACGAAGCTTGTCGTACTTGGTTCGTTACTCGATTTAATTCTCATTGCTCCGATATTATGGATGCTGTACCGCAAACAGTTTTCATGGAAAATGGCGATTGCGCTTATTGCATTCGGCTGTATTGGAATTCGGTTGCTCATACCGAGTGACCTGTTGGCCCCATTTTCGACGATTACACTAGCAGGCATTGGGATGGAAGTGTTACTCGTACTGTTTGAGCTATTACTTATTATCACACTGATACGCTATTTACCAATAATTATTCAAGAAGTGAAGCAAAATGAGCTGCCTGTGCTATATACATTTAATACAGCAGTTGAAAAATATGTAAAAAACAACTTACTTATTCAAATGATTTGCTCCGAATTACTCATGGTTTATTATGCGCTGGCAAGCTGGAAAAAGCCGATTCCAAACGGGATCACATTATATAAAAATTCAAGCTACATCGCATTTCAAGTGATGATGATTCATGCCATAATAGTAGAAACGCTCGGTATTCATTATTTTTTACATGCAAAATGGCCAGTTGTATCGTTTGTATTACTTATTCTCAATGTGTATTCTGTCATTTTTTTCTTAGCAGATATACAGGCCGTGCGAATGAACCCAGTGCAAATTCAAGAGGGCAAACTTTATATTTCATTAGGTTTAATGAAACGAATGAAAATGGATATACAAAATGTAGAATGCATAATTGAAGCGAAAGCGGTGCTGGAACAAAAATGCACGAAAGATACGCTTGAATTCATCGCACGTGATTTTGAAAAAGTGTATCCCGACTTTATTTTAAAAATGAAGCACCCACAAAAGGCGACATTATTTTTAGGGAAAGAAAAGCACTATAACTATATTGCGATAAAATCTGATGATCCTGTGCGATTGAAACAAATGATTGCGTTGGGGATCGAGAGTAATATTGCAGAAAAAAATGAGAAAGCATTTTGA
- a CDS encoding copper resistance protein CopC encodes MKKIILSAFALFLLFSPQAFAHTYLDSTTPADGEVLTTDIQSIELNYSGKIEEGSFFTLESSAGNEIPVSSFTVDSGVLKGQLDAPLKNDTYTVKWNSISQDGHPLSGNFSFTVNKAEAEQTDEVKTEEKTDVVDIEQQAKQPIVGEEETDDSKSSSSLIVAGVILVVLIAISTFVLWKRKK; translated from the coding sequence ATGAAGAAAATTATTTTATCAGCATTTGCGTTATTTTTACTATTTTCACCACAAGCGTTTGCACATACTTATTTGGATTCTACAACGCCAGCAGACGGTGAAGTATTAACAACAGATATTCAGTCGATTGAATTAAACTATTCAGGGAAAATTGAAGAAGGAAGTTTCTTTACACTTGAAAGTAGTGCAGGAAATGAAATTCCTGTCAGCTCTTTTACAGTAGATAGTGGCGTATTGAAGGGACAGTTGGACGCACCGCTTAAAAATGACACGTATACAGTAAAGTGGAATAGTATTAGCCAAGATGGTCACCCATTATCAGGTAACTTTTCATTTACCGTGAACAAAGCGGAAGCGGAACAAACTGACGAAGTAAAAACAGAGGAAAAGACGGACGTTGTAGACATTGAACAGCAAGCTAAACAACCTATAGTGGGCGAAGAAGAAACGGACGATTCAAAATCCTCGTCATCACTAATTGTCGCTGGTGTCATTTTAGTCGTATTAATAGCGATTAGTACATTCGTTTTATGGAAGCGTAAAAAATAA
- the cydD gene encoding thiol reductant ABC exporter subunit CydD, with protein sequence MRQFQKWIPSMKKYRMKLIFIALLLGLAIVLQAYSIIHIVDSVFIQKTTFNAVLPYVYGLLLAISLRVASNYFLHWTGNQLSAHVKKSIRAQLLTRWSKESIANVKLQQTGFQVSLFVDTVDELDAYFREYIPQTMKTLIVPLFLIVAVFFAHPMSAVILLITAPFIPLSYIIIGVQTKRKSEQQLENMNRFSGKFLDVLQGLQTLKLFSQSAKQRNILQHYNTRFMETTLEVLKIAFASTLFIELITTLGVGLVALEIGFQMIVFETLAFASAFFVLTLAPEFYSSLKELGTAFHTGKGSLGAMQLIHTDLEKESQMVAWGQQLITPAPSLVLKNAVYRYPDGTSIGPISIDIPPQKTVAIIGPTGHGKTTVLNMLASAVELTQGSLDINGIARESSSEHSWYAQMSMISQHPYVFAGTLRDNLTMGKNLDDESLWCALQKAQLGNWFATLQDGFETKIGEAGRGLSGGEKQRIAIARAFVHQPTIVFFDEPTAGLDVLTEQLIAHAIQTLKSHATVILVTHRFETLQHADLLYVLENGTIRASGSPEALQQERYFEAMKKGGLPDARAL encoded by the coding sequence ATGCGCCAGTTTCAAAAATGGATTCCATCAATGAAAAAATACCGCATGAAGCTCATTTTTATTGCCCTTCTGCTAGGGCTCGCGATTGTATTACAAGCATATAGCATCATTCACATAGTGGATTCCGTATTTATTCAGAAAACCACTTTTAATGCCGTTTTACCCTATGTATACGGGTTGCTTTTGGCAATTTCACTTCGGGTTGCGTCCAATTATTTTCTTCATTGGACGGGTAATCAACTTTCCGCTCATGTCAAAAAATCGATACGTGCACAACTGCTGACACGCTGGAGCAAAGAATCCATCGCAAATGTAAAGTTACAGCAAACGGGCTTTCAAGTTTCGTTATTTGTCGATACGGTAGATGAGCTCGATGCTTATTTTCGTGAGTATATCCCGCAAACGATGAAAACGCTTATTGTGCCATTGTTTTTGATAGTCGCTGTATTTTTTGCCCATCCAATGAGTGCGGTAATCTTGCTCATAACGGCACCTTTTATTCCCCTTTCTTATATTATTATCGGTGTGCAAACGAAAAGGAAATCGGAACAACAGCTTGAAAATATGAATCGCTTTTCTGGTAAATTTTTAGATGTTTTACAAGGCTTGCAGACGCTTAAGCTCTTTTCACAAAGCGCAAAACAAAGGAACATTTTACAGCATTACAACACACGTTTTATGGAGACGACACTCGAAGTGTTGAAAATTGCATTTGCTTCAACGTTGTTTATTGAGCTCATTACAACGCTTGGTGTTGGGCTTGTGGCACTTGAAATCGGCTTTCAAATGATTGTATTTGAAACGCTTGCCTTTGCCTCTGCTTTTTTCGTTTTAACATTAGCACCTGAGTTTTATAGTTCTTTAAAGGAATTAGGTACGGCGTTTCATACTGGGAAAGGTAGTCTTGGCGCGATGCAGCTCATTCATACAGATCTTGAAAAAGAATCGCAGATGGTCGCATGGGGACAACAGCTGATCACACCCGCCCCTTCTCTTGTATTAAAAAATGCGGTATACCGTTATCCAGACGGAACAAGTATTGGTCCGATTTCCATTGACATCCCCCCTCAGAAAACGGTTGCCATTATCGGACCGACTGGACATGGCAAAACGACCGTCTTAAATATGCTGGCAAGCGCGGTTGAGCTAACGCAAGGTTCCCTTGACATCAACGGAATCGCGCGCGAAAGCAGTAGTGAGCACAGCTGGTATGCGCAAATGAGTATGATTTCACAGCATCCTTACGTATTTGCTGGTACACTACGAGATAATTTGACGATGGGGAAAAACCTAGACGATGAATCGCTTTGGTGTGCATTACAAAAAGCACAATTAGGAAATTGGTTTGCAACACTACAAGACGGCTTTGAGACGAAAATAGGTGAAGCAGGTCGCGGGCTTTCTGGCGGTGAAAAGCAGCGAATCGCCATTGCTCGGGCTTTTGTTCATCAGCCTACCATCGTATTTTTTGACGAGCCCACTGCCGGACTGGATGTATTAACCGAGCAGCTTATTGCCCATGCGATTCAAACATTAAAATCTCATGCGACCGTCATTCTTGTCACGCACCGTTTCGAAACGTTGCAGCACGCCGATCTGTTATATGTTTTGGAAAACGGCACTATTCGTGCGAGCGGTTCACCCGAAGCATTGCAACAGGAACGATATTTTGAGGCAATGAAAAAAGGAGGTTTACCTGATGCAAGAGCTTTATGA